A window of the Mucilaginibacter sp. cycad4 genome harbors these coding sequences:
- a CDS encoding DUF2062 domain-containing protein, with translation MTDNLQMIQAKFKQLQVCVIIPTYNNQGTLAAVITDVLAYTDQVIVINDGSTDGTHAIIQSFPQIKSVSYTQNVGKGWALRKAFEFAAEQGYQHAITIDSDGQHFAADLPAFIEKLQQEPDSLIIGSRNMEQSSVPGKSSFGHKFSNFWFWVETGIKCPDTQSGYRLYPIHLLKNSKFITRKYEFEIEVIVRAAWKGIKIDWVPVKVYYAPKETRISHFRPFQDFSRISVLNTILVIITFAYIKPRDFFRTLFDKKKGKQMVKNLFFNPDHSPQLKAKSVAFGVFMGIVPIWGFQLLVAISLAFLFRLNKAIVVTAAHISVAPMIPVIIFLSYKTGSLWMGGKDVDIPLDKISIKAIGEHLEQYLYGSISLAIFAGIIAGLLTFALLKLFKRRPVPAL, from the coding sequence ATGACGGATAACTTACAAATGATACAGGCAAAGTTTAAACAATTACAGGTATGCGTTATTATACCCACTTATAATAACCAGGGCACACTGGCCGCTGTTATTACCGATGTTTTAGCTTATACCGACCAGGTTATAGTTATAAATGACGGCTCGACCGACGGCACACATGCCATCATTCAATCATTCCCGCAAATAAAATCAGTAAGCTATACCCAAAATGTGGGCAAGGGCTGGGCATTGCGCAAAGCTTTTGAATTTGCTGCTGAACAGGGGTATCAACACGCCATCACCATCGACTCGGACGGTCAGCATTTTGCCGCAGACCTGCCTGCTTTTATCGAAAAACTGCAACAGGAGCCAGATTCGCTCATCATCGGTTCGCGCAATATGGAGCAATCGTCCGTGCCGGGTAAAAGCAGTTTTGGGCACAAGTTTTCCAATTTTTGGTTTTGGGTGGAAACGGGGATCAAATGCCCGGATACACAATCGGGCTACAGGTTGTATCCTATCCACCTGCTAAAAAATAGCAAATTCATCACCCGTAAATATGAGTTTGAGATAGAGGTGATCGTTCGTGCGGCGTGGAAAGGTATTAAGATTGATTGGGTGCCGGTTAAAGTTTATTATGCACCGAAGGAAACCCGGATCTCACATTTTAGGCCTTTCCAGGATTTTTCCCGTATCAGCGTACTCAACACCATATTGGTCATCATTACTTTCGCTTATATCAAACCACGTGATTTTTTCCGGACGCTTTTTGATAAAAAAAAAGGGAAGCAGATGGTCAAAAACCTGTTTTTTAATCCCGATCACTCGCCGCAGCTTAAGGCCAAATCTGTAGCATTCGGTGTTTTTATGGGGATTGTGCCTATCTGGGGCTTCCAGCTTTTGGTTGCTATTTCATTAGCCTTCCTGTTCAGGCTCAATAAGGCCATTGTGGTTACGGCAGCGCACATCAGTGTTGCGCCCATGATCCCGGTTATCATTTTTTTGAGTTACAAAACCGGCAGCCTTTGGATGGGCGGTAAAGATGTGGATATCCCCCTGGACAAAATTTCGATTAAGGCCATCGGCGAACATTTGGAACAATATCTTTACGGCAGCATTTCGCTGGCAATTTTTGCAGGTATTATAGCAGGATTGCTCACTTTTGCTTTATTGAAGCTGTTTAAGCGGAGGCCTGTCCCCGCGCTGTAA
- a CDS encoding 1-acyl-sn-glycerol-3-phosphate acyltransferase — protein MEKILVSIYNYFNARKPLFYTVFALSFVLVGFFASRIRFEEDISKVLPKDKKIEKLNYIFQNSKFVDKLVVMVSLKDSAQQQPDSLIAFADSFTETVQRRLPGYISKINAKVDDGLVMELFGTINKSLPIYLNERDYLNIDTLIRPTRVKETLARDLRTLTSPAGLALKSMISSDPVGISYLGLKKLQQLQYDENFELYDSYVMTKDHKNLLLFITPKYSPNNTGENTVLLKGLDNAIDSLQNKNFRIINCSYFGTTAVSVGNALQLRRDSMFTQGITVVFLIVFLGFYFKKKRAPVVILVPVLFGALFSLAVIYFVKGSISVIALGTGSVVLGIAVNYSLHVFNHYRHTRSIEQVIRDLAMPLTVGSFTTIGGFFCLEFVESEMLKDLGLFAAFSLIGASFCSLVFLPHFIASKKEQDEHIAKLSWIDKIAAYNPEYNKFIISPIIILTVVFSYTARNVSFETDMNRMNFMTDKLKASEAKLNAINKYALQSVYLLAEGKTLDEALRVNEKLSAQIEQLKENGIVKKYSGVSSLIISDSLQKARITRWNNYWTPAKKQQLMAVLLKEGTVLGFKPSAFDHFQELISKDFKPVGQAEMAGIRKSLLDDYITERPGRAGVITLVKISPQDKNKIYNLFENTPNVTVVDKQYLTNRFVGIINNDFTSIAIMSSLLVFTVLLLTYGRIELTLVSFIPMFISWIWILGLMGLLGIQFNIVNIIISALIFGLGDDYSLFIMDGLLQEYKTGKKNLSSYKSSIFLSAITTVVGLGVLIFAKHPALRSIALISIIGIVCVVVMAQILIPFLFNLLIRNRVQKKRFPWTLSGFVISVFAFTYFVSGCLLSSLIGFVLIKLNPFKGGRSKYVYHAILSKFCWSMMYIMPNLTKRVVNKDKFDRPAVVISNHQSFLDILVLIMQHPKLILFTNHWVWNSPVFGAVVRMAGYFPVAEGVEQNIDELAEKVKQGYSMVVFPEGSRSPDGKMKRFHKGAFFLAEQLGMDILPIVLHGTGYNMTKGDFLLKNGTITIKYLPRIAADDTTFGKGYAERTKNISRYFKEEYQKLSAEIEQPAYFKEQLFYNYLYKGPVLEWYMRIKIRLEKSYQVFHELLPKQGKMLDLGCGYGFMPYMLHFAAPGREFTGVDYDEEKIEVAANCFSKTADINFVYADALAFDMQRYDAIIMADMLHYLQPAEQKQLIEKCINRLNPGGTLIIRDGNKDMEERHKGTELTETFSTKLLGFNKTGANGLSFLSGQMVRDIAASHCLSVTEIDNTKYTSNIIFVIKKEGQPV, from the coding sequence ATGGAAAAAATCCTGGTAAGCATCTATAATTATTTCAATGCCCGCAAGCCGCTGTTTTATACGGTGTTTGCGTTAAGCTTTGTGCTTGTCGGTTTTTTTGCTTCGCGGATCAGGTTTGAGGAGGATATCTCCAAAGTACTGCCGAAGGATAAAAAGATAGAAAAGCTTAACTACATTTTCCAAAACTCCAAATTTGTTGATAAGCTGGTGGTGATGGTATCGCTTAAAGATTCCGCACAGCAGCAGCCCGATAGCCTCATTGCCTTTGCCGATAGTTTTACCGAAACCGTTCAGCGGAGACTGCCGGGGTACATCAGCAAAATAAATGCTAAGGTTGATGACGGCCTGGTGATGGAATTGTTTGGCACTATCAATAAAAGCCTGCCCATTTACCTGAACGAACGCGATTATCTGAATATCGATACGCTTATCAGGCCGACCCGGGTAAAAGAAACCCTTGCCCGCGACTTGCGTACGCTGACCTCGCCCGCAGGGTTAGCGCTGAAAAGCATGATCAGCAGCGACCCGGTTGGGATCTCATACCTCGGCCTCAAAAAATTACAGCAGCTACAGTACGACGAAAACTTTGAGCTGTACGATAGCTATGTGATGACCAAAGATCACAAGAACCTGCTGCTGTTCATCACACCAAAATATTCGCCCAATAATACCGGGGAGAATACCGTGCTGCTTAAAGGCCTGGATAATGCCATTGATAGCCTGCAAAACAAAAACTTCAGGATTATTAATTGCAGCTACTTTGGTACAACTGCCGTTTCGGTAGGCAACGCTTTGCAATTACGCAGGGATTCCATGTTTACGCAAGGCATCACAGTTGTTTTCCTGATTGTTTTCCTGGGGTTTTATTTTAAAAAGAAACGGGCTCCGGTAGTGATCCTGGTGCCGGTGCTGTTTGGCGCGCTGTTTTCATTGGCGGTGATTTATTTTGTAAAGGGCAGTATTTCGGTGATTGCGTTGGGTACGGGGTCGGTGGTGCTTGGTATCGCGGTTAATTACTCGTTGCATGTGTTTAACCATTACCGGCATACCCGCAGTATCGAACAGGTGATCCGTGATTTGGCAATGCCGCTTACGGTGGGCAGTTTTACCACCATCGGCGGGTTCTTTTGCCTGGAGTTTGTAGAATCGGAAATGCTGAAAGATCTTGGGCTGTTTGCGGCTTTTAGTTTGATCGGCGCTTCCTTTTGCTCACTGGTGTTCCTGCCGCATTTCATCGCTTCAAAAAAAGAGCAGGATGAGCATATTGCCAAACTATCATGGATAGATAAAATAGCTGCCTACAACCCCGAGTACAACAAGTTCATTATTTCGCCCATTATAATCCTTACGGTTGTGTTCAGTTACACAGCCCGTAACGTAAGTTTTGAAACGGATATGAACCGCATGAATTTCATGACCGATAAGCTCAAGGCATCTGAAGCTAAACTGAATGCCATTAACAAATATGCGCTGCAATCAGTTTATCTCCTGGCCGAAGGCAAAACCCTTGATGAAGCGCTTCGCGTGAATGAAAAGCTGTCTGCACAAATTGAACAACTGAAGGAAAATGGCATCGTCAAAAAATATTCCGGCGTATCATCCCTTATCATTTCGGATTCATTGCAAAAAGCCCGCATAACCCGCTGGAACAACTATTGGACACCTGCAAAAAAACAGCAGTTGATGGCCGTACTGTTGAAAGAAGGGACGGTTTTAGGTTTTAAACCTTCCGCTTTTGATCATTTTCAGGAGCTCATCAGTAAAGATTTTAAACCGGTTGGACAAGCCGAAATGGCCGGCATCCGCAAAAGCCTGCTTGATGATTATATTACCGAGCGTCCGGGGAGGGCAGGGGTGATCACGCTGGTGAAAATATCGCCGCAGGATAAAAACAAGATCTACAACCTGTTTGAAAATACACCCAACGTAACCGTAGTTGACAAGCAATACCTTACAAACCGCTTTGTGGGTATTATCAATAATGATTTTACCAGCATCGCCATCATGTCGTCGTTATTGGTGTTTACTGTGCTGCTGCTTACTTACGGGCGTATCGAACTTACGCTGGTATCATTTATCCCGATGTTTATTTCCTGGATCTGGATCCTGGGTTTGATGGGCCTGCTGGGCATTCAGTTCAATATCGTGAACATCATTATATCGGCACTGATATTTGGTTTGGGCGATGATTATAGCCTGTTCATTATGGACGGCTTGTTGCAGGAATATAAAACGGGTAAAAAGAATTTATCGTCATACAAGTCGTCCATCTTTCTTTCGGCTATTACAACGGTCGTGGGTTTGGGTGTGCTGATCTTTGCCAAACACCCGGCCTTGCGCTCCATTGCCCTCATCTCCATTATCGGGATAGTTTGCGTGGTGGTGATGGCGCAGATTTTAATCCCGTTTCTGTTCAATTTGCTGATCAGGAACAGGGTGCAGAAAAAACGTTTCCCCTGGACATTGAGCGGTTTTGTGATCTCTGTTTTCGCGTTCACTTATTTTGTGAGTGGCTGCCTGCTCTCCAGCCTGATCGGTTTTGTGTTAATTAAGCTTAATCCTTTTAAAGGCGGGAGGAGCAAATACGTTTATCATGCTATCCTGTCGAAGTTTTGCTGGTCGATGATGTACATTATGCCTAACCTGACCAAGCGGGTTGTGAATAAAGATAAGTTTGATAGACCTGCTGTAGTGATCAGCAATCATCAGTCGTTTTTGGATATATTGGTGCTGATCATGCAGCACCCCAAGCTTATTTTGTTTACCAACCACTGGGTTTGGAACTCGCCGGTGTTTGGCGCGGTGGTGCGGATGGCAGGCTATTTCCCGGTGGCTGAGGGGGTAGAGCAGAATATTGATGAACTGGCCGAAAAGGTAAAGCAGGGCTACTCGATGGTGGTCTTCCCCGAAGGCAGCCGCTCGCCCGATGGTAAAATGAAGCGTTTCCATAAAGGCGCGTTCTTTTTGGCCGAACAACTGGGCATGGATATCCTGCCCATTGTGCTGCATGGCACCGGCTACAACATGACCAAAGGCGATTTCCTGCTCAAAAACGGTACCATAACCATTAAATACCTGCCGCGTATTGCCGCTGATGATACTACATTTGGTAAAGGATATGCCGAGCGGACAAAAAACATCAGCCGGTATTTTAAAGAAGAATATCAAAAGCTAAGCGCCGAAATTGAGCAGCCTGCCTATTTTAAAGAACAGCTGTTTTACAACTACCTGTACAAAGGCCCGGTGCTGGAATGGTATATGCGGATTAAAATTCGGCTGGAGAAAAGCTACCAGGTATTTCATGAGCTGTTGCCTAAACAAGGCAAAATGCTCGACCTGGGTTGCGGTTATGGTTTTATGCCCTACATGCTGCATTTTGCTGCACCGGGGCGCGAGTTTACCGGGGTTGATTATGACGAGGAAAAGATAGAGGTTGCCGCCAATTGCTTTAGCAAAACGGCTGACATTAATTTTGTTTATGCCGATGCCCTTGCTTTTGATATGCAGCGGTACGATGCCATTATCATGGCAGATATGCTGCATTATTTACAGCCCGCTGAACAAAAACAATTGATAGAAAAATGCATTAACCGGCTTAATCCTGGTGGTACGCTCATCATCAGGGATGGTAATAAAGATATGGAGGAAAGGCATAAAGGAACGGAGCTTACCGAAACTTTTTCGACCAAATTGCTCGGCTTTAATAAAACGGGGGCAAATGGCCTTTCGTTTCTTTCGGGGCAAATGGTGCGGGATATAGCAGCATCGCATTGTCTTTCGGTAACCGAAATTGACAACACGAAATACACCTCAAATATTATTTTTGTGATCAAAAAGGAAGGACAGCCGGTTTAG